From Streptomyces sp. CMB-StM0423, a single genomic window includes:
- the uvrA gene encoding excinuclease ABC subunit UvrA, producing the protein MADRLLVRGAREHNLKNVSLDLPRDSLIVFTGLSGSGKSSLAFDTIFAEGQRRYVESLSSYARQFLGQMDKPDVDFIEGLSPAVSIDQKSTSRNPRSTVGTITEVYDYLRLLFARIGKPHCPVCGRPITRQSPQAIVDKVLALPGGSRFQVLSPLVRERKGEFVDLFSDLQSKGYSRARVDGQTSSLTDPPKLKKQEKHTIEVVVDRLTVKESAKRRLTDSVETALGLSGGMVILDFVDLDADDPDRERMYSEHLYCPYDDLSFEEMEPRSFSFNSPFGACPDCTGIGSRMEVDPELIVPDPDKSLDEGAIHPWSHGHTKDYFARLVGALADDLGFRTDIPWAGLPQRAQKALLQGHRTKIEVRYRNRYGRERSYTTSFEGAVPFVKRRHAEAESDASRERFEGYMREVPCPTCNGTRLKPVVLAVTVQDRSIADISAMSISDCADFLGAMELNDREKTIAERVLKEVNERLRFLVDVGLDYLSLNRAAGTLSGGEAQRIRLATQIGSGLVGVLYVLDEPSIGLHQRDNHRLIETLVRLRDLGNTLIVVEHDEDTIKTSDWVVDIGPGAGEHGGRVVHSGSLKELLDNDASVTGQYLSGKKKIPTPEIRRPVDGTRELVVRGARENNLQDIDVAFPLGVLTAVTGVSGSGKSTLVNDILYTHLARELNGARSVPGRHTRVDGDDLVDKVVHVDQSPIGRTPRSNPATYTGVFDHVRKLFAETTEAKVRGYQPGRFSFNVKGGRCENCSGDGTIKIEMNFLPDVYVPCEVCHGARYNRETLDVHYKGKSIAEVLDMPIEEALSFFEAVPAIARHLRTLNEVGLGYVRLGQPAPTLSGGEAQRVKLSSELQKRSTGRTVYVLDEPTTGLHFEDIKKLIGVLTGLVDKGNTVIVIEHNLDVIKTADWVVDLGPEGGSGGGLVVAEGSPEEVAAVPASHTGKFLREILGDRVSDSPPARKGAAARKPTAKRSTARSTPAKKTAAAKAPAKKAAAKRRG; encoded by the coding sequence GTGGCCGACCGTCTCCTCGTCCGTGGCGCTCGCGAGCACAATCTGAAGAACGTCTCGCTTGACCTGCCCCGCGACTCCCTCATCGTCTTCACGGGACTCTCGGGGTCCGGCAAGTCGTCCCTGGCGTTCGACACGATCTTCGCCGAGGGCCAGCGCCGCTACGTCGAGTCGCTGTCCAGCTACGCGCGGCAGTTCCTCGGCCAGATGGACAAGCCGGACGTCGACTTCATCGAGGGCCTGTCGCCGGCCGTCTCGATCGACCAGAAGTCCACGTCGCGCAACCCGCGGTCCACGGTCGGCACGATCACCGAGGTCTACGACTACCTCCGGCTGCTCTTCGCCCGTATCGGCAAGCCGCACTGCCCGGTCTGCGGCCGGCCGATCACCCGGCAGTCGCCGCAGGCGATCGTGGACAAGGTGCTGGCGCTGCCCGGGGGCAGCCGCTTCCAGGTGCTGTCGCCGCTGGTGCGCGAGCGCAAGGGCGAGTTCGTGGACCTCTTCTCGGACCTGCAGTCGAAGGGGTACAGCCGGGCGCGCGTCGACGGGCAGACGTCGTCGCTGACCGACCCGCCCAAGCTGAAGAAGCAGGAGAAGCACACGATCGAGGTGGTCGTCGACCGCCTCACGGTCAAGGAGAGCGCCAAGCGCCGGCTGACCGACTCCGTCGAGACCGCCCTCGGGCTCTCCGGCGGCATGGTCATCCTCGACTTCGTCGACCTGGACGCGGACGACCCGGACCGCGAGCGGATGTACTCCGAGCACCTCTACTGCCCGTACGACGACCTGTCGTTCGAGGAGATGGAGCCGCGCTCCTTCTCCTTCAACTCGCCGTTCGGCGCCTGCCCCGACTGCACGGGCATCGGCAGCCGGATGGAGGTCGACCCCGAGCTGATCGTCCCCGACCCGGACAAGTCGCTGGACGAGGGCGCCATCCACCCGTGGTCGCACGGCCACACCAAGGACTACTTCGCCCGGCTCGTCGGCGCGCTCGCCGACGACCTCGGGTTCCGTACGGACATCCCGTGGGCCGGGCTGCCGCAGCGGGCGCAGAAGGCGCTGCTGCAGGGGCACCGGACGAAGATCGAGGTGCGCTACCGCAACCGGTACGGGCGCGAGCGGTCGTACACCACGTCCTTCGAGGGCGCCGTGCCGTTCGTCAAGCGGCGGCACGCGGAGGCGGAGAGCGACGCCAGCCGCGAGCGCTTCGAGGGGTACATGCGGGAGGTCCCCTGCCCGACCTGCAACGGGACGCGGCTGAAGCCGGTCGTCCTCGCGGTCACGGTGCAGGACAGGTCCATCGCCGACATCTCGGCGATGTCGATCAGCGACTGCGCCGACTTCCTCGGTGCGATGGAGCTGAACGACCGCGAGAAGACCATCGCCGAGCGGGTGCTGAAGGAGGTCAACGAGCGGCTGCGGTTCCTGGTCGACGTGGGCCTGGACTACCTGTCGCTCAACCGCGCCGCGGGCACCCTCTCCGGCGGGGAGGCCCAGCGCATCCGGCTCGCCACGCAGATCGGCTCCGGCCTCGTCGGCGTGCTGTACGTGCTGGACGAGCCGTCCATCGGGCTGCACCAGCGGGACAACCACCGGCTGATCGAGACCCTGGTCCGGCTGCGCGACCTGGGGAACACGCTGATCGTCGTCGAGCACGACGAGGACACCATCAAGACCTCCGACTGGGTCGTCGACATCGGCCCGGGCGCCGGCGAGCACGGCGGCAGGGTCGTGCACAGCGGCTCGCTGAAGGAGCTGCTGGACAACGACGCGTCGGTCACCGGGCAGTACCTGTCGGGGAAGAAGAAGATCCCGACGCCGGAGATCCGGCGGCCCGTCGACGGCACGCGGGAACTCGTCGTCCGCGGGGCGCGGGAGAACAACCTCCAGGACATCGACGTGGCGTTCCCGCTCGGGGTGCTCACGGCGGTCACGGGGGTCTCGGGCTCGGGCAAGTCGACGCTGGTCAACGACATCCTGTACACGCACCTGGCGCGCGAGCTGAACGGCGCGCGGAGCGTGCCCGGGCGGCACACCCGGGTCGACGGGGACGACCTGGTGGACAAGGTGGTGCACGTCGACCAGTCGCCCATCGGCCGTACGCCGCGCTCCAACCCCGCGACGTACACGGGCGTCTTCGACCACGTCCGCAAGCTGTTCGCGGAGACGACGGAGGCGAAGGTCCGCGGCTATCAGCCGGGCCGGTTCTCCTTCAACGTCAAGGGCGGTCGCTGCGAGAACTGCTCCGGTGACGGCACGATCAAGATCGAGATGAACTTCCTCCCGGACGTGTACGTGCCGTGCGAGGTCTGCCACGGCGCGCGGTACAACCGCGAGACCCTGGACGTGCACTACAAGGGCAAGTCCATCGCCGAGGTGCTGGACATGCCGATCGAGGAGGCGCTGTCCTTCTTCGAGGCGGTGCCGGCGATCGCGCGCCACCTCAGGACGCTCAACGAGGTGGGACTGGGGTACGTGCGGCTGGGCCAGCCGGCGCCGACGCTGTCGGGTGGCGAGGCGCAGCGGGTGAAGCTGTCGAGCGAGCTGCAGAAGCGCTCGACGGGCCGCACGGTGTACGTGCTGGACGAGCCCACGACCGGGCTGCACTTCGAGGACATCAAGAAGCTGATCGGCGTGCTGACCGGCCTGGTCGACAAGGGCAACACGGTGATCGTCATCGAGCACAACCTCGACGTCATCAAGACCGCGGACTGGGTCGTCGACCTCGGCCCCGAGGGCGGCAGCGGCGGTGGCCTGGTGGTCGCCGAGGGCTCGCCGGAGGAGGTGGCGGCCGTGCCGGCCAGCCACACCGGGAAGTTCCTGCGGGAGATCCTGGGCGACCGGGTGAGCGATTCGCCGCCGGCGCGGAAGGGCGCCGCGGCGAGGAAGCCGACCGCGAAGAGGTCGACCGCGAGGTCCACGCCGGCCAAGAAGACGGCGGCGGCCAAGGCGCCCGCCAAGAAGGCGGCGGCGAAGCGGCGCGGCTGA
- a CDS encoding phosphodiester glycosidase family protein → MDIASVSRPVAPGMELTSFERLETDKWLKADALSVDLGAGTRVDYLGGKVSERAPVSKLAAEHDPGPGRTTVAAINADFFDINETGAPLGPGVEEGRPTHSPAPGVSEAVGVGPDQAGRVLDLYFDGTLTLPDGEHPLGGHNAANVPADGIGAYNAQWGKADRAMTVDGATEVTEVALRDGKVAEVTTGPGKGPIAEGTTVLVGRDTGAKLLAQLQAGDAVQVEYDVRTDDGGPVPRTAVGGRGVLVEDGVPQNWEGRPNNTAAPRTAVGFSKDGGTMHVLTVDGRQADAGGVTLTQLAKMMDALGAYDALNLDGGGSSTLVARAPGSDERFVENSPSDGEEREVPNGLAFTAPGGSGRLKDFRVTTVAEPALAPGVDPVPGGHPDRVFPGLTRELDAAGYDETYGPAPGRPSWSSNRGDVGSVDGDGTFTARRGGTAKVTARRGGASGSVELTVLDKLERITPTSERVGLADPGDAAAFGIVGRDAHGASAPVDPADVRLDYDRALFDIAPDERSGGFAVRARTTEPTASGVLKATVQGKVTHVALTVGLTEGVLADFGNAADWKFSTARATGSLAPEPAGHAGAGMKITYDFSQSTATRAAYVTPPQRIEIPGQPLSFGLWIKGDGKGAWPSLQLKDGAGADLILRGDYVTWQGWKQVVFQVPEGTQYPLSVFRFYLAEAKPASQYSSEVVIDELTAQSPPEVDLPRTAAHRDPLIDSGAETAGRDWRYAVMSDAQFVAREPDSALVRQTRRTLEEIRAARPDFLVINGDLVDEGSPADLKFARGILEEELGDAVPWYYVPGNHEVMGGSVANFVAEFGPAQRTFDHKGTRFVTLDTSSLTLRGGGYPQIAELKRQLEGAAEDPSVRSVTVIQHVPPRDPTAQRASQLSDRKEARVLEDWLADFRAGTGKGAAFVGGHVGTFHAEHVDGVPYLINGNSGKAPATPPGEGGFSGWSLIGVDQVPPGEQDQARNTPYRGLPDWVSVQTRPHVDGLAVTAPEEVRVGRSAAASASVAQGARQVPVAWPVSADWSGTDRLHIGPPREADRIDIAAYDPATGEVTGLRPGTVTLTVTVNGVTQGDRVTVTR, encoded by the coding sequence ATGGACATCGCCTCCGTCTCCCGGCCCGTCGCCCCCGGCATGGAACTGACCTCCTTCGAGCGGCTGGAGACCGACAAGTGGCTCAAGGCCGACGCGCTCAGCGTCGACCTGGGGGCCGGCACCCGCGTCGACTACCTCGGCGGCAAGGTCTCCGAACGCGCCCCCGTGTCCAAGCTCGCCGCCGAGCACGACCCCGGTCCCGGCCGCACCACCGTGGCCGCCATCAACGCCGACTTCTTCGACATCAACGAGACCGGCGCCCCCCTCGGCCCCGGCGTCGAGGAGGGCCGCCCGACACACTCGCCCGCGCCCGGCGTCTCCGAGGCGGTCGGCGTCGGCCCCGACCAGGCGGGCCGCGTGCTCGACCTCTACTTCGACGGCACCCTCACCCTCCCCGACGGCGAACACCCCCTCGGCGGCCACAACGCCGCCAACGTCCCCGCGGACGGCATCGGCGCGTACAACGCCCAGTGGGGCAAGGCCGACCGCGCCATGACCGTCGACGGCGCCACCGAGGTCACCGAGGTCGCCCTGCGGGACGGCAAGGTCGCCGAGGTGACCACCGGGCCCGGGAAGGGCCCGATAGCCGAAGGCACCACGGTGCTCGTCGGCCGCGACACCGGCGCCAAGCTCCTCGCCCAACTGCAAGCGGGCGACGCGGTGCAGGTGGAGTACGACGTCCGCACCGACGACGGCGGCCCCGTGCCCCGCACCGCGGTCGGTGGCCGCGGCGTCCTGGTCGAGGACGGCGTACCGCAGAACTGGGAGGGCCGGCCGAACAACACCGCCGCCCCCCGCACCGCGGTCGGCTTCTCCAAGGACGGCGGCACCATGCACGTGCTGACCGTCGACGGCCGCCAGGCGGACGCCGGCGGCGTCACGCTCACGCAGTTGGCGAAGATGATGGACGCCCTCGGCGCGTACGACGCGCTGAACCTCGACGGCGGCGGCTCCTCCACCCTCGTCGCCCGCGCGCCCGGCTCCGACGAGCGGTTCGTGGAGAACTCCCCGTCCGACGGCGAGGAGCGGGAGGTGCCCAACGGCCTGGCGTTCACCGCCCCCGGCGGCAGCGGCCGGCTCAAGGACTTCCGCGTCACCACCGTCGCGGAGCCCGCGCTCGCGCCCGGCGTCGACCCGGTGCCCGGCGGCCACCCCGACCGCGTCTTCCCCGGCCTGACCCGCGAACTCGATGCCGCCGGCTACGACGAGACGTACGGCCCCGCGCCCGGCCGCCCGTCGTGGTCCAGCAACCGCGGCGACGTCGGCAGCGTCGACGGCGACGGTACGTTCACCGCCCGCCGCGGCGGCACCGCGAAGGTCACCGCCCGGCGCGGCGGCGCGTCCGGGAGCGTCGAACTGACCGTCCTGGACAAGCTGGAGCGCATCACGCCCACCAGCGAGCGCGTCGGCCTGGCCGACCCCGGGGACGCGGCGGCCTTCGGCATCGTCGGCCGCGACGCCCACGGCGCCAGCGCCCCCGTCGACCCCGCCGACGTACGCCTCGACTACGACCGCGCGCTGTTCGACATTGCCCCGGACGAGCGCAGCGGCGGCTTCGCCGTACGGGCCCGTACCACCGAGCCGACGGCCTCCGGCGTGCTCAAGGCGACCGTGCAGGGGAAGGTCACGCACGTCGCGCTGACCGTCGGGCTCACCGAAGGCGTGCTGGCGGACTTCGGGAACGCGGCCGACTGGAAGTTCTCCACCGCGCGCGCCACCGGCTCGCTCGCCCCCGAGCCCGCGGGCCACGCGGGCGCAGGGATGAAGATCACGTACGACTTCTCCCAGTCCACCGCCACCCGCGCCGCGTACGTCACGCCGCCGCAGCGCATCGAGATCCCGGGCCAGCCGCTGAGCTTCGGGCTGTGGATCAAGGGCGACGGCAAGGGCGCCTGGCCCTCGCTGCAGCTCAAGGACGGCGCGGGCGCCGACCTGATACTCCGGGGCGACTACGTCACCTGGCAGGGCTGGAAGCAGGTGGTCTTCCAGGTGCCGGAGGGCACGCAGTACCCGCTGTCGGTCTTCCGCTTCTATCTCGCGGAGGCCAAGCCCGCCAGCCAGTACAGCAGCGAGGTCGTCATCGACGAGCTGACCGCGCAGAGCCCGCCCGAGGTCGACCTGCCGCGCACGGCGGCGCACCGCGACCCGCTGATCGACTCCGGTGCCGAGACGGCCGGCCGGGACTGGCGGTACGCGGTGATGTCCGACGCGCAGTTCGTCGCCCGCGAGCCGGACAGCGCGCTCGTCCGGCAGACCCGGCGCACGCTGGAGGAGATCAGGGCGGCCCGGCCGGACTTCCTCGTCATCAACGGCGACCTGGTCGACGAGGGTTCGCCCGCGGACCTGAAGTTCGCCCGGGGGATACTGGAGGAGGAGCTGGGCGACGCCGTGCCCTGGTACTACGTGCCGGGCAACCACGAGGTGATGGGCGGCTCCGTCGCCAACTTCGTCGCCGAATTCGGCCCCGCGCAGCGGACGTTCGACCACAAGGGCACCCGCTTCGTGACCCTCGACACCTCCTCGCTGACCCTCCGCGGCGGCGGCTACCCGCAGATCGCGGAGCTGAAGCGGCAGTTGGAGGGGGCGGCGGAGGACCCGTCGGTGCGTTCGGTGACCGTGATCCAGCACGTTCCGCCGCGCGACCCGACCGCGCAGCGCGCCAGCCAGCTCAGCGACCGCAAGGAGGCGCGGGTGCTGGAGGACTGGCTGGCGGACTTCCGGGCCGGTACGGGCAAGGGCGCGGCCTTCGTCGGCGGGCACGTCGGCACGTTCCACGCCGAGCACGTCGACGGGGTGCCGTACCTGATCAACGGCAACTCCGGGAAGGCCCCGGCCACCCCGCCCGGCGAGGGCGGGTTCTCCGGCTGGTCGCTGATCGGCGTCGACCAGGTGCCGCCCGGTGAACAGGACCAGGCGCGGAACACACCGTACCGCGGGCTGCCCGACTGGGTGTCCGTGCAGACCAGGCCGCACGTGGACGGGCTGGCGGTGACCGCGCCCGAGGAGGTCCGCGTCGGCCGCTCGGCGGCGGCCTCGGCTTCGGTCGCGCAGGGCGCGCGGCAGGTGCCGGTGGCCTGGCCGGTCAGCGCGGACTGGTCCGGTACGGACCGGCTGCACATCGGCCCGCCGCGGGAGGCGGACCGGATTGACATCGCGGCGTACGACCCGGCCACCGGCGAGGTGACGGGGCTGCGGCCGGGGACGGTCACGCTGACGGTGACGGTCAACGGCGTCACGCAGGGCGACCGGGTCACGGTCACCCGCTGA
- a CDS encoding carbohydrate kinase family protein, with protein sequence MIVVGGEALIDLVPAGGDGVLPALRPVRGGGPYNTAVALGRLGADIAFASRVSTDAFGAALMAGLDAAGVATGLVQRGAEPTTLAVADVSPDGSAGFRFYAEGTADRLFRAPDALPPKARALAVGTCSLVLEPGATAYETLLKRAAADGLFTLLDPNIRAGLIDDADAYRARFLAWLPDVALLKLSVEDAQWLAGGRPWAEALPEWLAAGPRAAVLTRGGEGLTAVVAQGLERYDVAAPPVDVVDTIGAGDTVNAALLHWFDAHDALTPGALAGLDPAGWRAALGHAARAAAITCSRAGAEPPYAAELAEFADG encoded by the coding sequence ATGATCGTGGTTGGTGGTGAGGCTCTGATCGATCTCGTGCCGGCCGGGGGCGACGGGGTGCTCCCCGCGCTGCGGCCGGTGCGGGGCGGCGGGCCGTACAACACGGCGGTGGCGCTGGGCCGGCTCGGCGCGGACATCGCGTTCGCCTCGCGGGTCTCCACGGACGCCTTCGGGGCGGCGCTGATGGCCGGGCTCGACGCGGCGGGGGTGGCGACCGGGCTCGTCCAGCGGGGTGCGGAGCCCACGACGCTGGCCGTCGCCGACGTCAGCCCGGACGGGTCCGCCGGGTTCCGCTTCTACGCCGAGGGCACCGCCGACCGGCTGTTCCGGGCGCCGGACGCGCTGCCCCCGAAGGCCCGGGCGCTGGCGGTGGGTACGTGCTCGCTGGTGCTGGAGCCGGGGGCGACCGCGTACGAGACGCTGCTCAAGAGGGCCGCCGCGGACGGGCTGTTCACCCTCCTCGACCCGAACATCAGGGCCGGGCTGATCGACGACGCCGACGCCTACCGCGCCCGCTTCCTGGCCTGGCTGCCGGACGTGGCGCTGCTGAAGCTGTCGGTGGAGGACGCGCAGTGGCTCGCCGGCGGGCGGCCGTGGGCCGAGGCGCTGCCGGAGTGGCTGGCAGCCGGGCCGCGGGCGGCGGTGCTGACGCGCGGCGGCGAGGGGCTGACCGCGGTGGTCGCGCAGGGCCTGGAGCGGTACGACGTGGCGGCGCCGCCGGTGGACGTGGTCGACACCATCGGCGCCGGCGACACCGTCAACGCGGCGCTGCTGCACTGGTTCGACGCCCACGACGCCCTCACTCCCGGCGCCCTGGCCGGCCTCGACCCCGCCGGCTGGCGCGCCGCGCTCGGCCACGCCGCCCGGGCCGCGGCGATCACCTGCTCACGCGCGGGCGCCGAGCCGCCGTACGCGGCGGAGCTGGCGGAGTTCGCGGACGGCTGA
- the uvrC gene encoding excinuclease ABC subunit UvrC translates to MADPSSYRPKPGQIPDSPGVYRFRDEHGRVIYVGKAKSLRQRLSSYFQDLAGLHQRTRTMVTTAASVEWTVVATEVEALQLEYTWIKQYDPRFNVKYRDDKSYPSLAVTLNEEYPRVQVMRGPKRKGVRYFGPYAHAWAIRETVDLMLRVFPVRTCSAGVFKRSAQIGRPCLLGYIGKCSAPCVGRVTAAEHRELAEEFCDFMAGRTGAYLKRLERRMHEAAEEMEYEKAARLRDDIGALQSAMEKNAVVLADATDADLIALAEDELEAAVQIFHVRGGRVRGQRGWVTDRVEAVDTAGLVEHALQQLYGDEQAEAIPREVLVPALPQHAGPVREWLTERRGARVDLRVPQRGDKKDLLATVARNAQQALVLHKTKRASDLTTRSRALEEIAEALELDSAPLRIECYDISHLQGDDVVGSMVVFEDGLARKSEYRRFEIKGFTGQDDVRAMHEVITRRFRRYVQEKQKTGEWGDPEAEAAAERGRADTGTDTDAADAAAEGPAGRDPDTGRPRKFAYPPQLVVVDGGQPQVAAAKRALGELGVDDVAVVGLAKRLEEVWLPDSDDPVILPRSSEGLYMLQRVRDEAHRFAIAYQRKKRAKSMKAGPLDDVPGLGESRRRALLKHFGSVKRLRAATIDQICEVPGIGRKTAENIAATLAQAAPAAPAVNTATGEIMDE, encoded by the coding sequence ATGGCCGATCCGTCCAGTTACCGTCCCAAGCCCGGGCAGATTCCCGACTCCCCGGGGGTCTACAGGTTCCGGGACGAGCACGGCCGGGTCATCTACGTCGGCAAGGCCAAGAGCCTGCGGCAGCGGCTCTCCTCGTACTTCCAGGACCTCGCCGGGCTGCACCAGCGCACGCGCACGATGGTCACGACCGCCGCCTCCGTGGAGTGGACCGTGGTGGCCACTGAGGTCGAGGCGCTCCAGCTCGAATACACCTGGATCAAGCAGTACGACCCCCGGTTCAACGTCAAGTACCGGGACGACAAGAGCTATCCGTCCCTCGCCGTGACGCTCAATGAGGAGTATCCGCGCGTCCAGGTCATGCGCGGCCCCAAGCGCAAGGGCGTGCGCTACTTCGGGCCGTACGCGCACGCGTGGGCCATCCGCGAGACCGTCGACCTGATGCTGCGCGTCTTCCCCGTGCGGACCTGTTCCGCCGGGGTGTTCAAGCGCAGCGCGCAGATCGGCCGGCCCTGTCTGCTGGGGTACATCGGCAAGTGCTCCGCGCCCTGCGTCGGCCGGGTCACGGCCGCGGAGCACCGGGAGCTGGCCGAGGAGTTCTGCGACTTCATGGCCGGCCGCACGGGCGCGTATCTGAAGCGTCTTGAGCGGCGGATGCACGAGGCCGCCGAGGAGATGGAGTACGAGAAGGCGGCGCGGCTGCGCGACGACATAGGGGCGCTGCAGAGCGCCATGGAGAAGAACGCGGTCGTCCTCGCGGACGCCACCGACGCCGACCTGATCGCCCTCGCCGAGGACGAGCTGGAGGCGGCGGTGCAGATCTTCCACGTCCGCGGCGGCCGGGTGCGCGGCCAGCGGGGCTGGGTCACCGACCGGGTGGAGGCCGTCGACACCGCCGGCCTCGTGGAGCACGCGCTCCAGCAGCTCTACGGGGACGAGCAGGCCGAGGCCATCCCGCGCGAGGTGCTGGTCCCGGCGCTGCCGCAGCACGCGGGGCCCGTACGGGAGTGGCTGACCGAGCGCCGCGGGGCCCGGGTGGACCTGCGGGTGCCGCAGCGCGGCGACAAGAAGGACCTGCTCGCCACGGTCGCGCGGAACGCGCAGCAGGCCCTCGTCCTGCACAAGACCAAGCGCGCCTCCGACCTGACCACCCGCTCCCGGGCGCTGGAGGAGATCGCCGAGGCGCTGGAGCTGGACTCCGCGCCGCTGCGCATCGAGTGCTACGACATCTCGCATCTGCAGGGCGACGACGTGGTCGGCTCCATGGTCGTCTTCGAGGACGGCCTGGCCCGCAAGAGCGAGTACCGCCGCTTCGAGATCAAGGGCTTCACCGGCCAGGACGACGTCCGGGCGATGCACGAGGTGATCACCCGCAGGTTCCGGCGGTACGTGCAGGAGAAGCAGAAGACGGGGGAGTGGGGCGACCCGGAGGCCGAGGCGGCGGCCGAGCGCGGCCGTGCCGACACCGGCACCGACACCGACGCCGCCGACGCGGCGGCGGAGGGGCCCGCCGGGCGGGATCCCGACACCGGGCGGCCCAGGAAGTTCGCGTACCCGCCCCAGCTCGTGGTCGTCGACGGCGGTCAGCCGCAGGTCGCCGCCGCCAAGCGGGCCCTCGGCGAGCTGGGCGTGGACGACGTGGCCGTGGTCGGCCTGGCCAAGCGCCTCGAAGAGGTCTGGCTGCCGGACAGCGACGACCCCGTCATCCTGCCGCGCAGCAGCGAGGGCCTGTACATGCTGCAGCGCGTACGGGACGAGGCCCACCGCTTCGCGATCGCCTACCAGCGCAAGAAACGGGCCAAGAGCATGAAGGCCGGACCGCTGGACGACGTGCCGGGCCTGGGGGAGAGCCGCCGCCGGGCGCTGCTGAAGCACTTCGGTTCGGTGAAACGGCTCAGAGCTGCGACTATTGATCAAATCTGTGAGGTTCCCGGCATCGGCCGCAAGACGGCAGAAAACATCGCCGCGACCCTCGCGCAGGCGGCACCTGCCGCGCCGGCGGTGAACACCGCCACCGGAGAGATCATGGACGAGTGA
- the rapZ gene encoding RNase adapter RapZ yields MNDNGTHETDETTVTTGDPAAGPGETGDSAQAGIPELVIISGMSGAGRSTAAKCLEDLGWFVVDNLPPALIPTMVELGARSQGNVARIAVVVDVRGRRFFDNLKESLADLKEKGVPRRIVFLEASDNSLVARFESVRRPHPLQGDGTILDGITAERDLLRELRGDADLVIDTSSLNVHELRAKMDAQFAGGEEPELRATVMSFGYKYGLPVDADLVVDCRFLPNPHWVPELRQFTGLNEDVAQYVFNQPGAKEFLNGYAELMHLVTEGYRREGKRYVTIAVGCTGGKHRSVAMSERLARRLASDGIETVVVHRDMGRE; encoded by the coding sequence ATGAACGACAACGGGACACACGAGACCGACGAGACCACCGTGACCACGGGTGACCCGGCCGCCGGGCCGGGCGAGACGGGTGACTCCGCGCAGGCGGGCATCCCCGAGCTGGTGATCATCTCCGGGATGTCGGGCGCCGGCCGGAGCACGGCCGCGAAGTGCCTGGAGGACCTCGGCTGGTTCGTCGTGGACAACCTGCCGCCCGCCCTCATCCCCACGATGGTGGAGCTGGGTGCCCGCTCGCAGGGGAACGTGGCGCGGATCGCGGTCGTCGTGGACGTCCGCGGCCGGCGCTTCTTCGACAATCTGAAGGAGTCCCTGGCCGACCTGAAGGAGAAGGGGGTCCCCCGGCGCATCGTCTTCCTGGAGGCGTCGGACAATTCGCTGGTGGCCCGCTTCGAGTCCGTACGCCGCCCGCACCCGCTGCAGGGCGACGGGACGATCCTGGACGGCATCACCGCCGAGCGCGACCTGCTGCGCGAGCTGCGCGGCGACGCCGACCTGGTGATCGACACCTCCAGCCTGAACGTGCACGAGCTGCGCGCGAAGATGGACGCCCAGTTCGCCGGCGGCGAGGAGCCCGAGCTGCGCGCCACGGTGATGTCCTTCGGCTACAAGTACGGCCTGCCGGTGGACGCCGACCTGGTGGTGGACTGCCGCTTCCTGCCGAACCCGCACTGGGTCCCCGAGCTGCGCCAGTTCACCGGGCTGAACGAGGACGTCGCGCAGTACGTCTTCAACCAGCCCGGCGCCAAGGAGTTCCTCAACGGCTACGCGGAGCTGATGCACCTGGTCACCGAGGGCTACCGGCGCGAGGGCAAGCGGTACGTGACCATCGCCGTCGGCTGCACCGGCGGCAAGCACCGCTCCGTCGCGATGTCCGAGCGGCTGGCCCGCCGGCTCGCCTCGGACGGCATCGAGACCGTCGTCGTCCACCGGGACATGGGGCGCGAGTGA